The Pseudomonadota bacterium nucleotide sequence GCCGCCGACAACAATCGAAAAGGCATGTGTATCGAGCTGGTCTCCTGGATCGCCACGGAACTTGGTTTTAAGGCCGTCTTTCAGGACGCTTCTTTTGCCGAGGCCCAGGCCGCGGTCCTCGACGGGCGGGCCGACGTCATCACCAGCCTCTTTCACAGTCTAGGACGTAAGCGTGATTTTGCTTTCACCGAGGTGACCTGGGAGGTGGCCGGCCCTGATCTTCATCCGTGCGCAAAGACCTGACATCACTACTCTGGCCGACCTGAACGGCAAAAAAACCATCGCGATGCAGAAAGGGGATTACGCGGCTGAATTTCTTCAGAATCATGACCTCGCCTTCACGCTCGTCTCAACCGCGAACTTCGCCAAGGTGGTCAACCAACGCACCCGGGAACTGAGTCGCAGCGAAGAAAAATATCGCGTGCTGGTCGAATCATCCCATGACCTGATCTGGGAAATGGACAAGCAACTGCGTTTTTCCTATATCAGCCCCAACGTTACAACCCTGCTCGGCTATGA carries:
- a CDS encoding transporter substrate-binding domain-containing protein, producing the protein MKTSKPRLLCRFLLIYSILSGVSAFMAENSAATFLSAAEQQWLKEKKEIVFISQTLYPPFEFIAADNNRKGMCIELVSWIATELGFKAVFQDASFAEAQAAVLDGRADVITSLFHSLGRKRDFAFTEVTWEVAGPDLHPCAKT
- a CDS encoding PAS domain S-box protein, with protein sequence MQKGDYAAEFLQNHDLAFTLVSTANFAKVVNQRTRELSRSEEKYRVLVESSHDLIWEMDKQLRFSYISPNVTTLLGYDS